The following proteins come from a genomic window of Proteinivorax hydrogeniformans:
- a CDS encoding dipeptide epimerase codes for MKISKIDIYPIKLPLIKPFVIAYDTFLDMPSIIIRVETDNGLVGYGESVPDEHVTGESFYSTIALLKHNIIPKIIGQNPFDIEKIHKIMNATVKNAPAAKAAIDIACYDMMGKATNQPLYNLIGGKYWDFLEIPHVLSIGEPKEMAYEAKEATKKGYTTIKIKVGDKDLCKDIERIALIRQIVGRNVKLRVDANQGWVTSAKALTVLKEIEDCAMDWIEQPILADDIQGHKRIRNQINIPVMIDEGLHGEKEMLEIINSEAADFINIKLMKSGGIYPALRLVHQAKMANIQCQIGSMVESSIASLAGAHLSIAQSNIISNELGGPQMISNDLAQMDYQKNKLYLSEKPGLGVDIDQQKLKELKV; via the coding sequence ATGAAAATAAGCAAAATAGACATCTACCCCATAAAACTGCCGCTGATAAAACCATTTGTGATAGCCTATGATACCTTTTTAGACATGCCATCTATAATAATAAGGGTGGAAACAGACAACGGACTTGTTGGCTACGGAGAATCGGTGCCCGATGAGCATGTCACAGGAGAAAGCTTTTACTCCACCATAGCCTTGTTAAAGCATAACATAATTCCTAAAATAATCGGCCAAAACCCCTTTGATATTGAAAAAATACATAAAATAATGAACGCCACAGTCAAAAACGCCCCGGCTGCCAAAGCAGCTATAGACATAGCCTGTTATGACATGATGGGCAAGGCCACAAATCAGCCGCTTTATAACCTTATAGGGGGCAAATACTGGGACTTTTTAGAGATCCCCCATGTGCTAAGTATAGGTGAACCAAAAGAAATGGCATATGAAGCTAAGGAAGCTACTAAAAAAGGATATACAACCATAAAAATAAAAGTTGGGGATAAAGATTTATGTAAAGACATTGAAAGGATAGCTCTCATCCGACAAATCGTTGGAAGAAACGTAAAACTTAGAGTTGACGCCAACCAAGGTTGGGTAACCTCTGCCAAAGCGTTAACTGTGCTAAAGGAAATAGAAGACTGTGCTATGGACTGGATTGAACAGCCTATCTTGGCAGATGACATACAGGGGCACAAAAGAATTAGAAACCAAATAAACATACCGGTAATGATTGACGAGGGGCTGCATGGAGAAAAAGAAATGCTGGAAATAATAAATTCAGAAGCTGCTGATTTTATCAACATAAAGCTAATGAAATCAGGGGGGATATACCCCGCCCTAAGGCTAGTTCATCAAGCAAAAATGGCAAATATTCAATGTCAAATTGGCTCCATGGTTGAATCAAGCATAGCCTCGCTAGCAGGAGCACATCTATCCATTGCACAAAGCAACATAATCTCAAATGAGCTAGGTGGACCCCAAATGATTAGCAATGATTTAGCCCAAATGGACTACCAAAAAAACAAACTATACCTATCAGAAAAACCAGGCCTAGGAGTAGACATTGACCAGCAAAAGTTAAAGGAATTGAAAGTGTAA
- a CDS encoding winged helix-turn-helix domain-containing protein, giving the protein MVSNNTDIRIAQVKALANDLRVAILRELEKQNNPVSIKFIANKLNEDASKLHYHFKTLEKVKLIKVEKTREINGITEKFYSLNVDKDFSLELSAKKDAKAVKDLLPYMEQKAANIIRRIEDLSPDDENLLFGSIMDLKMSKDEAQNFNKEIKSFNTKGSMNLKYHQNPDGEEYDFMIFCIPKKS; this is encoded by the coding sequence ATGGTTAGCAATAACACAGATATAAGAATTGCACAGGTTAAGGCGTTGGCGAATGACCTCAGAGTAGCAATACTAAGAGAACTTGAAAAACAAAATAATCCCGTCTCCATTAAATTCATTGCCAATAAGCTTAATGAAGATGCAAGCAAACTACATTATCATTTTAAAACCTTAGAAAAAGTGAAACTTATAAAAGTCGAAAAAACAAGAGAAATTAACGGTATCACAGAAAAATTTTACTCTCTCAATGTTGACAAGGATTTTAGCTTAGAGTTGTCAGCAAAGAAAGATGCGAAAGCTGTTAAAGATCTTTTGCCTTACATGGAGCAAAAGGCAGCAAATATAATACGTAGAATCGAGGATTTAAGTCCAGATGATGAGAATTTGCTTTTTGGAAGCATTATGGATCTTAAAATGAGTAAGGATGAAGCGCAAAATTTTAACAAAGAAATCAAATCCTTTAATACCAAAGGCTCAATGAACTTAAAATACCATCAAAATCCCGACGGTGAAGAATATGATTTTATGATTTTTTGTATCCCTAAAAAATCATAA
- a CDS encoding MFS transporter: MNQAVIKQQGESQPNSLFKNSNFLLLWSGQMVSQLGDSFFNYACIIWIINNMGAASLASIMMFASIPGVILGPLAGTLVDTLNRKAIICVSDFFRGLLMLGAAVLMYNGSFTGVHMYFIFILVGIVSALFNPSIGAVLPTIIRRDDLQQANSLRQVTQSGAGIVGPSLAAILFASFGGSEASLALPILFFINGSSYIISGFAELFLKIPALKRKVDSSKNAFYNLKVDMIEGLKYIWESNLFLKMVSLFAIMNFFISPLIPVIIPGIMLETLQISETFLGFIQSAIAFGFLIGALALSILKSNKHAKLLTQSIYLMAVSISLSGVVMAIPIFTNINPMVTVYTMLVLGALIGISATCANIQVSVIFQKVVPDEKRGRVFGFLNTVSTGLIPISYGTMGAFALILPLFYQPIIGGICIALGGYSLSKVKSFRALDKT, translated from the coding sequence ATGAATCAGGCAGTTATCAAACAGCAAGGTGAGTCACAACCTAACTCATTATTTAAAAATAGTAATTTCCTACTGCTTTGGTCAGGTCAGATGGTTTCACAATTGGGAGATAGCTTTTTTAACTATGCCTGCATTATATGGATTATCAATAACATGGGAGCAGCTTCCCTTGCGAGCATCATGATGTTTGCTTCGATACCTGGAGTTATATTAGGTCCATTGGCAGGAACGTTAGTCGACACCTTAAATAGAAAAGCCATTATTTGTGTTAGTGATTTTTTTCGAGGTTTGCTAATGCTAGGAGCGGCAGTCTTAATGTATAACGGTAGTTTTACCGGGGTTCATATGTATTTCATTTTTATTTTAGTTGGTATAGTTAGTGCTTTATTTAACCCATCGATAGGTGCAGTATTACCCACTATCATAAGGCGTGATGACTTGCAGCAGGCAAACTCACTTCGGCAGGTTACTCAATCTGGTGCAGGAATAGTAGGCCCTAGTTTAGCAGCTATCCTATTTGCAAGCTTCGGAGGCTCTGAAGCCAGCTTAGCTTTACCAATACTTTTTTTCATAAATGGTAGTTCATATATAATATCTGGTTTTGCTGAGCTATTTTTAAAAATCCCTGCGCTTAAACGGAAAGTAGATAGCAGCAAAAATGCATTTTACAACCTTAAAGTTGATATGATTGAAGGACTAAAATATATATGGGAGTCCAATCTGTTTTTAAAAATGGTATCTTTATTTGCCATAATGAATTTTTTCATATCTCCCCTTATTCCAGTAATAATTCCGGGAATTATGTTAGAAACTCTTCAAATAAGTGAAACATTTTTAGGGTTTATACAATCTGCTATAGCCTTTGGTTTTTTAATAGGTGCTTTAGCGTTGTCAATATTAAAATCTAATAAACATGCCAAGCTACTTACTCAAAGCATTTATCTAATGGCAGTTAGTATTAGTTTATCTGGGGTTGTAATGGCAATACCCATTTTTACGAACATAAATCCTATGGTTACAGTATATACTATGTTGGTGCTAGGTGCTCTAATAGGTATTTCGGCAACCTGTGCTAATATTCAAGTTTCGGTTATTTTTCAAAAGGTTGTTCCTGATGAAAAAAGGGGAAGGGTATTTGGGTTTTTAAATACTGTAAGTACTGGTCTTATTCCCATTTCTTACGGTACAATGGGAGCTTTTGCATTGATTTTACCATTGTTTTATCAACCGATTATCGGTGGTATTTGTATAGCATTGGGAGGCTACAGCTTATCAAAAGTTAAAAGCTTTAGAGCTCTTGATAAAACTTAA